DNA sequence from the Candidatus Eisenbacteria bacterium genome:
CCATGAGCGGCGAGAGCAACGTGATCTACTGGCTCGAGAGCCACTCGATCGAGGCGACTCCTGAACGCGTGAAGGCGGTGTTCGCGCGTGCGAAGAGCGTCGATCGCATGCTCGAAGACGCCGAGATCCGCGCGGTGCTCGACTCGCTCGCGGCGTCGGGAGTGCGGGCGTGAAGCGAGCAGCGTTGCGGCTCGCCTTGCTCGTGAGCGTGTGCGTGGGCGTGAGCGGTGTCGCGATCGCCGCGCCGGCCGCGACCCCGTGGAAGCCGGCAGCGACAGCCGCCAGGCCTGGAGTACCGGGCGTCGATCCCGAGCAGCTGGTGCGCGACATTCAGGCCAGCGAAGAGCAAGGCCTGTGGCGGATCGCCGCCGACAAGCTGCAGCTGTTGCGCTCGGGCGTGCCGGCGGACCCCGATCTCGATCTGTGGCTCGCGTGGTACGAGGCGCGCGCAGGGCGCCCCGATTCGGCGCAGGTGCTGCTCGACAACCCGGTGCTCATGAAGGCGGCGAACGACAGCCTGCCGATGTCTCGCTGGCAGGAGTATCCGTGGAAGCACTCGGGCGCCTGGGGCACCGGCCGCTTCGAGGGCTGGCACTGGTACGTGTGGCGCACGCGGCTCGAACTGGCGGCCGCACGCGGCGACTGGAACGCAGCACTCGCCGCGGCACGGCGCTCGACTTCGATTCGCGAAGTGTTCGCGCACGACTGGTGGTTGCGCGGTTTGTGCGCGGCGCAGCTCGGCAAGTGGGACGAAGCGCGCGAGTCGGCGACGCGTGCGATGGCGCTCGACCCGATCCTGCCCGAAGCGAAGTTCCTGTCGGGCTATCTCGCGTGGCGAGACGGCAGGCGCGAGGTCGCGGTCGAACGTTTCACCGCCGCCCTGGCGATCGACACGACCTATCACGATGCGGGGCTCGCACTGATCGGCGTGCGCCGGCGCGGCAGCAAGCCGCCGGCGATGCCGACCGCGATGCTCTCGGGACTGAGGCGCGCAGCGCTGCTGATCAGCCCCGAGGGGCCCAAGATGGAGACCTTCCAGCAGTTCGACCTGTCGCCGAACATCGTGGGCCGCGTCGATCTGCCGATGCTCGCGGCGACCGGCAAGACCGAGGGTGCTCCGGTGCGCATCTTCATCTCGCTGCTGCTCGATGCCGAAGGCGACGTGGCGCTGGTCGACGTGCCGCACTATCTTCCGTCGCAGCTCGACCCCGCACGGGTCGCTCAAGTG
Encoded proteins:
- a CDS encoding tetratricopeptide repeat protein, which translates into the protein MKRAALRLALLVSVCVGVSGVAIAAPAATPWKPAATAARPGVPGVDPEQLVRDIQASEEQGLWRIAADKLQLLRSGVPADPDLDLWLAWYEARAGRPDSAQVLLDNPVLMKAANDSLPMSRWQEYPWKHSGAWGTGRFEGWHWYVWRTRLELAAARGDWNAALAAARRSTSIREVFAHDWWLRGLCAAQLGKWDEARESATRAMALDPILPEAKFLSGYLAWRDGRREVAVERFTAALAIDTTYHDAGLALIGVRRRGSKPPAMPTAMLSGLRRAALLISPEGPKMETFQQFDLSPNIVGRVDLPMLAATGKTEGAPVRIFISLLLDAEGDVALVDVPHYLPSQLDPARVAQVIAKMRDWDFSPAIRNGEPRPAWASQDFTFQP